GCTACCTCCACCCCCAAGTCTTCACACAAATGGACCCTCAAGGACTGGCATTGGAGGCAAGCTGGAAGTCCTTTGATCCATTAATGTCAGTGGAGGAGTCTGAAGTCATGACACAGCTATTTTGTTCTATGCAAGATCAAGATCCAAGCACTGGGATCCAACACTTGCTTTGTTTTGATCATAATGCTAATACTTTCCACTGTTCTGATGATTCTGGCTGCAATCCGTACTATTGGAATCAAGGCATTTGCACGCCTGCTGCTGATGAAGGCTACTACTTGCTCGAGCAAATCGCCACCCCATCCTTTCCGGTTGAAGTCAGCAGTGATGAAGCTGTTGAATCTATTCCGAAACCTCATCTTCCTGATCCTCATGCCTCGCAAGCCATCAAGAGAGGGTTGCATGTTGGTGACCATGAAGTGCCCGCAATGGTAGAAGAGGATGACAACCATATGGGAAGTCTCAGGAAGAAGGCCCGAGCCATGGCACCTGTGAGTACATACACATACACCTCTGATTGATCTACTGCATTCGCTTGTTCTAACGGACATGATCGGTTTTAGGTGACCTCCAAGAAGGTTCATAGAAGCGGTCGGTATGCTGACGAGGAAGAGAGCAATGGTGACATGAATCTTCACGGCTCCTGTTGCTACAGCTCGGAGGATGACTCAAATGGGTCTCAGGAGCTCAAGGGAGCAGGCGCCACGAGCTGCAGCTCGAAAGGGTCTGCGGCCATGAATCCAAACGAGAGGAAGACAAGAGCTGGTCGAGGGTCAGCAACCGATCCACAGAGCCTCTATGCGAGGGTAGAAACCTGATTCAGAGTAAACATTGTTTTCGATACGTTGTCTTCGGGTTCTGAAACTGTTGTGATTCAATATGCTCTGCAGAAGAGGAGGCAAAGGATCAATGAGAGGCTGAGGATTTTGCAGAGTTTGATTCCAAATGGAACGAAAGTAAGCGTCTTATATTGTCTTGTCGATCTCATTCTTGTCTGCTTTTGGAGCAATATAGCTGATGAGCATCTCATTACTCTGTCAGGTAGACATCAGCACGATGCTTGAAGAAGCAGTGAGGTATGTGAAGTTCTTGCAGCTCCAAATCAAGGTTAGAATatggcatcttcttcttcttcttcttcttcttcttcttcttctccctcttcgttGAATT
The window above is part of the Musa acuminata AAA Group cultivar baxijiao chromosome BXJ2-6, Cavendish_Baxijiao_AAA, whole genome shotgun sequence genome. Proteins encoded here:
- the LOC135613570 gene encoding transcription factor bHLH84-like — protein: MDPQGLALEASWKSFDPLMSVEESEVMTQLFCSMQDQDPSTGIQHLLCFDHNANTFHCSDDSGCNPYYWNQGICTPAADEGYYLLEQIATPSFPVEVSSDEAVESIPKPHLPDPHASQAIKRGLHVGDHEVPAMVEEDDNHMGSLRKKARAMAPVTSKKVHRSGRYADEEESNGDMNLHGSCCYSSEDDSNGSQELKGAGATSCSSKGSAAMNPNERKTRAGRGSATDPQSLYARKRRQRINERLRILQSLIPNGTKVDISTMLEEAVRYVKFLQLQIKLLSSEELWMYAPIAYNGMNLGFDLKISPQSQQ